In a genomic window of Curtobacterium flaccumfaciens pv. betae:
- a CDS encoding PDZ domain-containing protein, whose protein sequence is MTLFAPAPRRRSRARTVGWAFLIGAVVLGLLASLLPSPYLIEVPGPVYNTIGTQKQGTGKDAKDVKLIQVSGHETYPTAGALDMLTVGIQGDATNRPSWTSVIRAIFTRSQAVIPVEAIYPSGTTTEQVNERDSADMQASQQSAVAAALIQQGNDLPTELEVSAVQEGSAADGAIEKGDVITAFDGRSLTTNADASSLRELVAKHGTSRPATVTVERDGATEDVRVTPRSEQGTALLGVGVTERYEFPFKVSIRLQDVGGPSAGMMFALGIIDEITPGKLNGGKHVAGTGTITADGEVGPIGGIRQKLYGAADAGATVFLAPADNCDEVVGHVPDGLDVYSVSTLDQAVTDLQTIADGGSTAKLARCGS, encoded by the coding sequence GTGACCCTCTTCGCCCCCGCGCCCCGTCGTCGCTCGCGTGCCCGGACCGTCGGGTGGGCGTTCCTGATCGGCGCGGTCGTCCTGGGCCTGTTGGCGAGCCTGCTGCCCAGCCCGTACCTCATCGAGGTCCCCGGGCCGGTCTACAACACCATCGGCACGCAGAAGCAGGGGACGGGCAAGGACGCGAAGGACGTCAAGCTCATCCAGGTGTCCGGCCACGAGACGTACCCGACGGCCGGTGCCCTCGACATGCTCACCGTCGGGATCCAGGGCGACGCCACGAACCGCCCGTCCTGGACCAGCGTCATCCGCGCGATCTTCACCAGATCACAGGCGGTCATCCCGGTCGAGGCGATCTACCCGAGCGGCACCACGACCGAGCAGGTGAACGAGCGGGACTCCGCCGACATGCAGGCATCGCAGCAGTCGGCCGTCGCCGCCGCGCTCATCCAACAGGGGAACGACCTGCCGACGGAACTCGAGGTCAGCGCCGTGCAGGAGGGCTCGGCGGCCGACGGCGCGATCGAGAAGGGCGACGTCATCACGGCGTTCGACGGCAGGTCGCTCACGACCAACGCCGACGCCTCGAGCCTCCGCGAGCTCGTTGCGAAGCACGGCACCTCGCGCCCCGCGACCGTCACCGTCGAACGGGACGGCGCGACCGAGGACGTCAGGGTGACGCCGCGCAGCGAGCAGGGCACGGCGCTGCTCGGGGTCGGTGTCACCGAGCGCTACGAGTTCCCCTTCAAGGTGTCGATCCGGCTGCAGGACGTCGGCGGTCCGTCCGCCGGCATGATGTTCGCGCTCGGGATCATCGACGAGATCACGCCGGGCAAGCTCAACGGCGGCAAGCACGTCGCGGGCACCGGCACGATCACGGCAGACGGCGAGGTCGGGCCCATCGGTGGGATCCGCCAGAAGCTCTACGGGGCGGCGGACGCGGGTGCCACGGTGTTCCTCGCCCCCGCGGACAACTGCGACGAGGTCGTCGGGCACGTGCCGGACGGACTCGACGTCTACAGCGTCTCCACGCTCGACCAGGCCGTCACCGACCTGCAGACGATCGCCGACGGCGGGAGCACCGCGAAGCTCGCCCGCTGCGGTTCCTGA